From the Verrucomicrobiia bacterium genome, one window contains:
- a CDS encoding type I CRISPR-associated protein Cas7 produces MSNKQDNNLVPRITGLLILEVRKSNPNGDPERESSPRQRPDGKGEVSPVSVKRKLRDLVLEKEGVVWSETKASLGLSDDSFQILESRGRNRDEIKKKMEPKDGKIGQGFIDAYWDGRLFGNTFLEEGGADTIRAGVAHFGVGVSIAPIDIEFSTWTSKSGVEAGKDRGMAPMAFRVVKHGLYAVPFFVNPNQAHKTGCTKQDVDLMLHLLKHTYASTRSVVRSMVEVVHAHTLTHKSRAGSVSDFAFIDALMPKKLGDPAKPSESLTDYQIPTWKDVADLETRPGSGKKFKDCCEADGYHDYAL; encoded by the coding sequence ATGAGCAACAAACAAGACAACAACCTCGTTCCCCGCATCACTGGACTCCTGATTTTGGAAGTCCGCAAATCCAATCCCAACGGCGATCCCGAACGCGAGAGTTCCCCGCGCCAACGTCCGGATGGCAAAGGCGAAGTTTCGCCTGTGTCCGTGAAGCGAAAGCTCCGCGATCTCGTTCTCGAAAAGGAAGGCGTCGTCTGGAGTGAAACAAAGGCGTCACTCGGTCTGTCTGATGACAGTTTCCAAATCCTGGAGAGCCGGGGACGCAACCGAGATGAGATCAAAAAGAAAATGGAACCGAAGGACGGCAAGATCGGTCAGGGTTTCATTGATGCCTACTGGGACGGACGACTTTTCGGTAACACGTTTCTGGAGGAAGGTGGAGCGGACACCATTCGCGCTGGGGTTGCCCATTTCGGCGTCGGTGTTTCCATTGCTCCAATTGACATCGAGTTCTCGACCTGGACCAGCAAGTCCGGCGTCGAAGCCGGAAAAGACCGTGGCATGGCTCCGATGGCGTTTCGTGTCGTGAAGCATGGTCTGTATGCCGTTCCGTTTTTTGTGAACCCGAACCAAGCGCACAAGACTGGATGCACGAAGCAGGACGTGGATTTGATGCTACACCTGCTCAAACACACCTACGCCAGCACCCGCTCGGTTGTCCGCTCAATGGTTGAAGTCGTCCACGCCCACACACTCACCCACAAGAGCCGCGCAGGCTCGGTTTCTGACTTCGCGTTTATTGACGCCCTCATGCCCAAGAAGCTCGGCGACCCAGCAAAGCCTTCTGAATCGTTGACGGACTATCAGATTCCCACCTGGAAAGACGTTGCGGATTTGGAGACGCG